The stretch of DNA TCCGCCTTTGTGTACAAATTCCTTGCTGGAATCCACTTCCCAGAATAGCAGAGGAGCATCTGCGTCCCTGCCTGACtccagaggggggagggggggggcggctGAGAGcgagagtctgtctgtctgctcctaaacacccccccccccagcccagctcagcccagcccagcccagcccagcccagcctAGCCCCGGAGGTCTGGAGAGTCGGTCTGAAGGAATGACAGAGATCTGCCCTGAGTTCACGACCTGATCCTGCAGCTTtcactgccttctgctgcagctttcaCCCCCCCGGTCCCAGCAGAACTTCACTCTGGGCTGTAAAGCAGATAATCTGAGAGGAACATGATAGATGTGCGGCCCCGTGGCTTTGTCATTCAACAGTATTCATCATTAGGTCCTTTCAGATGGAGTGGGGGTGGCTCGGGGGATGCCAGAATTTACTGCCAAGCCTTCTGGAGGTGCTGTGGCTAAAATACAATGAAACATCTGTGCTGGGAGGTGCCGGCGTGATAACCCCGATGACACACTCCGCCTCATCCTCCACCGCCCGCCCCGCTCGCCGCTCTTCCTCCAACACACCAGGTTTCTAATTTAACTGCATTAGGAACCACCGCACCACAACCTGGTCCAGAGTTTGAAATGGGCACGTTTCACCCCCCCAGTGTACGACTCAGTACTGATTAGAAATATTCATTACAGCTGGATTCATTTCCTGTTGGTGTGTCTGCTATAGCTTTACCACAGATGTGAAGAGTGTGCACCTGTTTAAgacctttattttgaagaatgTCAGCAGTTTTTTACCTCTCAGCAGTGATTAAAGGATCAGGTTCCTCAAAAAAGGCCTTAAAAGACATTTGTTGAGATATTGTCTCTTGCCTGCTGTAGGCAGTGATGTTGGTTATGTAGTTGTTCTGTATGTGAGACGTAAGATGCTGCAGGAGGCTGTTTGGTCCGTCAGACGTGTAGAAACGCCGTCACTGCTGTCAGATACTTTAGTGACTACGATGAACcattaataacttttcattggttaatccatccattttctgttGCTTCTTTGGTTTCAGCCCACATTGATTTGATAAATGACACCATTAGtatttattgttatatattgCTGGAAGCTAGTGAGAAAACTGTAATTGAATAATGGATCATTCTTGGCCGTGTCGTCCCCACTTGTTTCCCATCACACTTGGGCCCATGTGGTCGTAAAACTTTATTCTGCGTTgtattaaaaagtcttaaatttaACTTGCTGAGTCCTGCAGAGACCCAGATACTCACATGTCCACTCGTTTAGTACGGAATGTTTGGAGAATTTCATACAAGGCCACAACTTTTGCAcatgatttgtcatttttaagttTCATCTGACTGTGGACTGTCATGGCAGTCTGACATCTCTTCAAGGACGGTGTGGATGAAAAAAGGGGGAACCTATCCTTTAAATTTAGACACAGCAGTGTTAACACGAGCGGCTGCACAAGAGCATTGCCAAAATAGAATATTAATTGGCCCTCGCTGCAACCAATGGATTCGTTTttatctataaaatgtcagaaaatagtgaaaaatgcgCATTAGGCCTTCCCAGAGCCCAGGGCAGCATCTTCACGTTCCTCGTTTTATCCATCGCTCActccaaaacacaaaagatCTTTTCTTTGCTATCACATCCTCACAGTTGAGAAGCAGGAAGTGAAAATGTGGCATTCTTTTCtagaaaaatgactgaaagagGGAAATCTTCAAGGTTGCTGCTAATAAATCCACAACTTGATTGATCaactaatcgtttcagctctaaaatCGCAAAAGTTCTGACTCAAACCAgtaaatatctatttttttttatatccaaTTTTGGTCTTTTCCTCATTGTGACGCCCTAATCAAGTCAGAACCTGGTGCTCGTTTgtcatatttttaataatacGAGCGGTTGTAGAAGCTGAAATGCTGCCTTCATGCTGGCAAACATCTTGAGATGAGTAACTTCATTGATAAATCATGAGGAGTTGATCTTTTATGGCAGTGGTTGACCTATTTTTCAGTTGCTTCTGTTGCTCAGATGGCTCCTTTTCACCTCAGAGCTCAGGCAGTTATCAAAATATAACCCTTTGCTGAACTCTCCTGTTTTGTGCCGATGTTTGTAGAGAAGCCGACAGTGGAGATGTCTGAGAAAGGTCACCCTGTAGGTGCTAAAAGCTGTTTCAGTCACGCCCACCTCTCAGATCCAGCAACGTCATCGGGTCACTTCAAACAAGCCAAAgcagaaaacaccaaaaataactaataactgACTTAAAATGTCGTCTTGGCTGAAATAGTGCAGTGCAGAAGTGTCCAAACACACTGGCGCGTTGGTCAGATGGAGAAAATTGATCTGATGGGACAGGtgcaggaagaggggggggtCGACTAATATTGATTAGAAATTAATAGAGAGAGCTGTGAGTTCTGGAGGTACGAGGGTAAAAATCCCTTCAAATAGCCCAGAGCTCAGCTTTTAATCACACATATTGAAGTGAAATGTTCTCCAACCTTTGGGTCAATTATGTAACCAGAACACTTAACCTGGCGGTGACGCAACGGCCTCATTTCATATCCTAATAGTCGGTTTCTTTCGCCCACAAACGCACCAGTCATCGCCAGTCGTATCCCTCCTGTTCAGAAGAAAACATCTTGTGAGGTTTTAACGTCAGACTGATGTGGCTTTGAATGGCTCCTGGAGTCATTAAACTTACTGAGGGCCACACAGGATCACGGAAAAACCCCCAAATCCAGTTAGAAAATTAGATGCACATGTCAATGCTAGGTcctctgacagacacacactttactCTCCAGTGTTTTTATCTTTGCTGGTCATCACCTTCtttaaaaaagctaaaaaatcATTGATCTCCTCCACAGGTGAACGTCTACGTATTGGGAAAAACCTTCCTCGTACTGGCCAGAGAACTGTGCATCAACGCCCCGGCCATAGGTACAGACTCCACTTACCTCCACCTTGTTCTACATCACTCACTGTGCAACACTGTGTTGAATTAAGAGCTTGTGACTCATGTCTTGTCATGAGCCATTTGGCTGATGTCATCTATGGAGATGAGCAATAATGACTGCAACAACTAATTACTGAGTAAAGATGTTGTCTGCATAACACCAGAGCGCAGTGAAAAACGACTGCCACAGACTCCCAGAGTTGAGATGACGCTTTCAAATGTCTCATCTTGTCCTGCTGACAGACCAAAAGTATAAAATGTTCAGtgatttaaagctttaaaaggCGGTAATAATCACATTTGCGGAGCCGAAACCAGAGAGCCATATTTGCTTGATTAAAGGGTACTTGAGAAATTTCATATTTCTCTCCCATAATGTTGGAGAACTTCAGAGAGAGATTCAAAAAGGGACAGAGCTGGGAAACAGCTGTCGTCATCTCCAAATCTGGATGCCACAGACGCTAATCTACATATATACACTGTGGTGTACTGGACTAAATATTATAGGAACCTGTAACGCAGGTTCAGCTCTTTTCAAGAGGTGCTATTCTGCTGTCAGACATactgcagctccactgatgtTAATGTGCCCTCATGACTCTCCAAGGACAAATAATTACAATCAAAGGCTGTGAAAGAGGCTCCTGCTCAGGGGCCCTCATGACTCCTTGGGCCTTTGTACTTTACTGTACTGGAGGTGCTCTGACTAATCATCATGTTTTCATAAAACCAAGGTGTGGTTCACGCCGTAGTAGCCAGAGGGCGCTGCAGCCCGTTGAATCCCCACTCCCTCCGTAATGATGTGACATCTGCGGCTTCAATCACATTAGAACCTTTATGTTTTATCATCAGGTGTATAGGCATTCTTGTACAGAACACATCTGGTCATCTTTAACAGCGTCAAGCTGCTAACAGTTAAATTGTATTTTACAAAAGACACGACGTTTCTGAGGCCATCCTCTGAAGTGCAAAACAACTGTTTTTGACAagatttctacttttttttgcatttagaATCATAACGTTACATAAACGCTGCTCCTCGTGTAATATTGCTGCTTAGACTATAGTAACAACATCGTATATAGACTTGCAATCTCACAATTTGAAGCAGTCCCTACTTGTTCCAGTTGTGGAGCTCAGCTTGATTACATAACCACAGATCACCGTATTAATGTTGTTCCTACAGCAGCCGCAGCCCTTTAACACAGGCGTCAGAGCAAATAACATTAACCcagtatttaaataaaaaaataacattaaattaaataagataaaacaaCAGCTCCTTGGCTTTTAAAATAGTCTCTCAAAGAACTAACCAGGCCATTTAGTGTGACATTACTCAAGTGTCTTCAATGCTACATTACTTTGAAGGCTGGGAGGCGAGGATGAACCCAATTTTCCATCAGCAGTCCAGAGCAGCTTATGCATAGAACACAAGCTCGGGGATCTGTCCTCCCTGCACTCCAGTCCCGTTTGTGCTGTCGGAGGAGCACTGGAATTGAAAAGTCACCTTCCCACACTGCACCTCCGTCATGCCCTCCTGGCCAAAATAGCTCAGCTCGTTCCCGTCCAGCACGGCGCTCACCGTGTAGAAGGCGTCCTGCTCCACCTGAACAGGATGCTCGAACCACACCGGAAACGTGCTGCTCGACCCATCCGATATAAACTTTGTGAGGTTCTGCGCCAGGGTCACCCCTTGTCTCTTCAGTTCAATTTTGACACTGTACTCGGCCTTGCCGCCACTCGACCCGTACAGGCCCAGACCAGCGATAAAGATCCTCTTGTCCACCGCAAACTGGATGCTGTCGCACCGGCCGCGGTAGCGCCACTGATTGCTCCGATAGGCTGAGGACTGGAAGCGGTGGCACCTCTGAGGCGCCAAACCCTTCCTCGCAGTCAGAGGGAAGTCCAGTTTGGGCTTTTTAGCTGCAGTGTACCACAGGAACACATTGTGCGTCTCCTCCAGTGTCAGGATATCGCATTGCGCCGCCCCGTTGGCAAACTCCTCCAGGCTCATGGTGGGGATGCGCACTAAGAACAGCGCCTTGCCAAGGACTTCTCTTTTGTTGCGGGTTGTGGGCACCAAACCTTGTCTCTTGCACTCCGCTGTGGCCCAGTTCATGACCGCCTCAAACACCACCACCTCCTTGGTGTTGAGCGTCTCCCTCCGCAGGATGATATCCAGCGTCTGCAGGTCGATCTCACAGAAGCCCTCCGAGCGCAGCGAGAGCTCGGCCTGAGCGTCGATCACCTCCCAGCAGCGCTGCGTCAGCTCGGGCTCCTCGAACAGCCGACTCTGGGAGAGCAGCACGCAGGCGTTCTTGGCCTCCAGGCTCGTTTCCAGGAAGGTGACGCAGGCCTTGGCCAGTGCAGGAACGATGTACTTCTTGGCAGCATACAAGGTGGCCAGCACCGTGTCTGCCTCCAGGTCGATCTCATCACTGTACAAGTAcctgagaggggaaaaaaggaaccTTTTAATCACTGCACATTTAGAGAAATGTAACTCACTGGCAGTGCTGGAGAGGCGGatgaaatatttctttagtATTATGCCACATAATGAGACACGGTATGGGGATTGTTAGGACTTTGGGTCCTTGAAGAGCTCTTGGAAGtgctcattttttcttttttctagtCTAAAGTCCCACGAAatgacaaaatggaaaataataatccatcttttttttcctcccaaagAGGGACTGTATGATGACTTAACATGTCAGAGCCCTTTCTCAAAAGGCCTCACAGTCTGTGGTGCTGGCTTAGCAAATGCTACTCAAAGAGCAACAAAGGCTGGTTATTTATAACTACTAGTCTGCATATATTCCCCTCTAAGAAAATTGTCAGGCTGAGGatgaggaaaagggaaaaaatgtttCTAGATgaacaaagagcagagagagaaaaccagcaATTACAGAgcactgtgctgctgccactgctcaCTGGCGCTCCCAGCATTTTGGCATTCGCCTCTGCTTAGCTTTGGATGAGTAATAATATGCTTTGAAGTGACACTGACTGCGCTTGTCATCTCTCCTTCTGGTTGGCTGTGTGAGGGATGGCGAGTGGCTTACTTCAGCAGAATTAGAAAAGCAGCAGGTTCCACATCTGGGATATGGATCTCAGACTCCTCCTCCGCCAGATCGCCGTAAAACATGGCACAGAAGACCGAGCTTCCCACGGCCAGCACATactgagggggagggagggagggagggagagagagggagagggagggaggagcagacagatgcgtcagagacacacacacacatccacaatcACTCTTCTTCACCAAGTtcaataaagcagcagcagtagttcTTTTCAGTAGcactgctgcagagacagacccaACTTCATTTAGattgaacacacaaacatgaacatctctctgttctgcttttattttctcacaatAAGAAACCAAATGTTTATGAGTATTTCcaagaggtgaaatgtctttacCTTGTGTGCTGGAACCTTCTGCGAACACCCCAAGGGGCCAACAATGAAGTGGACATCAGCCATCAGCTCATTGTTAAACATCAAGGCATTCCTAAAAGCAGAGCAGGATTCACGAGTAAGCCTCAAGTATTGTATAACATCAAGTCCTCCCACACTCTTTTTGCCTAGAGACACTGGTTATTTTCATAGGTTTGGGGATGATGCAACAGGAGCATGACTGCAACTAATTATTTACATTATCGGTTAATCTTTCAGGATTCAATCATCTGCAGAtcgtgagaaaaaaaacactcaagttTCCTCAACGacattttaaatggtttttttttcctccagtcaAACATAAACCTAAAAATACTTCATTTACTCTcataaaagactaaaaaaactagaaaatattCACAGATGAGGAGTAAGTCTTGGctatttttgcttaaaaactCCCATAAATGATTAATCTATGATCCAAATAGTTGCATATGCACAGAAGACAACATGAGATGGATCCTCTCATGCAGATGTTAAATATTAAGGATATTGCAACTAAGCAGTCATAGttttctccaaaataaaaccccACTAACAGTTAACTAGTGACCTTACTACACTCTCAGAGCTATTAtctccctgttttttttattactgtccCATAAATACAGGGAGCTAGAGTGGCTGTGATGTCCTGTCGTTACTTCATGACGACCTTTTAATGCACTTTATGGTCATTTCAGCTCGTGCACTTGCAATATTTCCTGCGGTTTTCTAGCAGATGGCTGCAGGTGATGGTGCGCAGAGTGTGCCGGGGTTACCTCTCTCTCAGTGTGGGGTGGCTGCACTGCCAGCTGGGTGGATCtacgttgttgttgttgatgttctgCTGGGTGGTCGGGGTGGTCGccgcgctgctgctgctggcctggCTCACCTGCACCTCCTTGGTCTTCTCGGTGTCCGCTACCGTAGTGCCGTTGGACAGgttggtgttgttggtgttggcGGCGGGGTACAACTCCGCAgccatcttctcctcctcctgctgctgctgctgctgcttcttcttgcTCGTCAGGGACAGAGTCAGGATCTCATAACATACCGGCAGCTTGCCCGGGAGCTTGCCGACCCTCTTGgactttttcagtgtttctggaAGTAGGAGTAGATAAGTCAAACACCTCATGATCCGGCCATGATTTAGCAACCTGCAGTCTGCCGTTGGCATCGGCACAAGAAACCGATCTTCTTGGCGTTAATATCCGAGTGAACCGGGCTCGAAATGAACTAACTGTACGGGGGGTTGCCGAGCGTAAAATTCAGccttttctgaatggagttcgGCTCCTACAACATCGCTCTAAAACGGCATCGACAGCGAAGTTTACACGACAACATGTACAAATCCGTCCAGGCCCGGTGGAGTCCGTTTCCCCAACTTGGACCACGGACACTTTCGCTCCGTTTCCTGGCGGTCACCTCATCCTCTCCGGCCGGAGAAACGTCCGCGAAGCGTCgcttgttttccctttttcagCGAGTGGGTAATCCGGAGAGTCGCACCTGGTATTCAAGTCCTTCCTATTTCTGGTCCACCCCGCCTCTGCGTTAATCCTCCCGGTTATTTCTCCCTCGTTCTCCGAGCCGACTGTCGATCGACACGAAGCCAGCTGCTATGTTCCGCTGTGGCCGTGTGCATCCGAGGTAAACAGTCATTTGTCGGGAGTTTTTATGGTCTGCTTcattttttctgcctcttttttccCGTCGTGATCTCCTCGAACGCCCAGGGCTCGCCGAGGACCAATCAGATCCACGCATCGCCGTGACGTAGGGAGTGCGGAAGCGCCTCCCTCAGCAGCTCCGCAGAGTGCGTCACCGGGCCGAGCGCCCCGCCCCCCGTCCCGCTGATGAGCCCGCTGAtgggataaaaataaaattaaaaacaaggtCGGATAAATATGACCCTCCAGCCCCGCAGGGGGGTAGGAACCACTCAGACCTTCCGCTGTGGTGGAAAATAGCTGTAGCATTAAAAACTGAAAGCCCTGCATTCAAAATATTactattatgattattatattatgagAATTATTCATCAAAACATAGTGCCAAAAGTAAATTGTGCAGAATGAGGATGCAGTTTTCTCCCTTTTTATTCTCCTAATTAACTACCTCTCTTAACTTTATGGAGCAGAATAGGTGTCATGTAGGAAAAAACAATTAGAGGTGCAAATTAAATTGTTTCCTTGTTCGAAATCAAAACAGAGCTGCCATAAATCTGAGCGGCTCATTCAAAATATTACTATTctgattattatattatgagTTATTACATAGAAAATATAGTGCCAAAAGTAAATAGTGCAGAATGCTCCAGCTAGAGGTAGTTCTGTATGAGAATTAAAAGGGAGAAAACTGCATCCTCACTTAACTTTATGGAGCAGAATAGGTATCATGTAGGAAAAGAGAATCAATTAGAGGCACAAGTTAATAAATTGTTCTACCTGAAATGCAAATATAGAATTTCAGACATGTTTAAAGGATGTTAGAAAGCACACAGCTTTAATATTTAGTTCAACAGACAAACTCCAGAGTAAATCCATGTGTCtttggcagaaaacaaaacagagctgcCATAAAGCCGAGCGGCTCACGGAGGCTCCGCGGTCTGatcagtttgctgctgttgtggctACTTTGGTCAGTTAGTGAGGATCACCTGGAGTGTGAGCAACAAGCTGTCAGCTTGTGCTTTAGTATTCACGTTCCTACAAATCCTGAACCCTTTTAATGCCATTAAATAACATCCAAAAGCATTTTTTGCTGGATAATAGCTGTACGTTTTGTCAAACATGTCTCACAGCGACTTGAGAATTAAATTTTTCTGAGATTTATTGGTTTAGTCTGTTCAACAGTCCAAATATATCCTCTAAAATGACCAGAACATTGAATTGTCACCTCACTAGAACAGTAAAAAAACTATTTACTGGTGAATATATGGGTGGATAAACACAACCCTGTTATCTctacagaaaaaacaacaaccagcgcacataaacacacaaacatcaccag from Pempheris klunzingeri isolate RE-2024b chromosome 13, fPemKlu1.hap1, whole genome shotgun sequence encodes:
- the LOC139212312 gene encoding BTB/POZ domain-containing protein 6-B; amino-acid sequence: MPTADCRLLNHGRIMRCLTYLLLLPETLKKSKRVGKLPGKLPVCYEILTLSLTSKKKQQQQQQEEEKMAAELYPAANTNNTNLSNGTTVADTEKTKEVQVSQASSSSAATTPTTQQNINNNNVDPPSWQCSHPTLRERNALMFNNELMADVHFIVGPLGCSQKVPAHKYVLAVGSSVFCAMFYGDLAEEESEIHIPDVEPAAFLILLKYLYSDEIDLEADTVLATLYAAKKYIVPALAKACVTFLETSLEAKNACVLLSQSRLFEEPELTQRCWEVIDAQAELSLRSEGFCEIDLQTLDIILRRETLNTKEVVVFEAVMNWATAECKRQGLVPTTRNKREVLGKALFLVRIPTMSLEEFANGAAQCDILTLEETHNVFLWYTAAKKPKLDFPLTARKGLAPQRCHRFQSSAYRSNQWRYRGRCDSIQFAVDKRIFIAGLGLYGSSGGKAEYSVKIELKRQGVTLAQNLTKFISDGSSSTFPVWFEHPVQVEQDAFYTVSAVLDGNELSYFGQEGMTEVQCGKVTFQFQCSSDSTNGTGVQGGQIPELVFYA